The Ramlibacter pinisoli genome has a segment encoding these proteins:
- the rpmH gene encoding 50S ribosomal protein L34 encodes MKRTYQPSKVRRARTHGFLVRMKTRGGRAVINARRAKGRKRLAV; translated from the coding sequence ATGAAACGCACCTACCAACCCTCGAAAGTGCGCCGCGCTCGCACCCACGGCTTCCTGGTCCGCATGAAGACCCGCGGCGGCCGTGCCGTGATCAACGCCCGCCGCGCCAAGGGCCGCAAGCGCCTGGCCGTCTGA
- a CDS encoding ribonuclease P protein component — MIVPKRWARRAVTRNAIKRQIYTVSQDVEAELPVAAHVVRLRAGFDRTLFRSATSPELKKAVRLELQRLFAGVRR; from the coding sequence GTGATCGTTCCAAAGCGCTGGGCCCGCCGCGCCGTCACCCGCAACGCCATCAAACGCCAGATCTACACCGTGAGCCAGGACGTCGAAGCCGAGCTGCCCGTTGCCGCGCATGTGGTGCGGCTGCGCGCCGGCTTCGACCGCACGCTGTTCCGCAGCGCCACCTCGCCCGAACTGAAGAAGGCCGTGCGGCTCGAGCTGCAGCGGCTGTTCGCCGGGGTCCGGCGGTGA
- the yidD gene encoding membrane protein insertion efficiency factor YidD, translating into MIRAALVGLVRGYRLLLSPWIGSACRFTPTCSAYALHALERHGAAAGSYLTVARIARCHPWCAGGVDEVPAQPPALFRRFLAASNQKTSS; encoded by the coding sequence GTGATCCGCGCCGCCCTGGTGGGCCTGGTCCGCGGCTACCGGCTGCTGCTGTCGCCCTGGATCGGCTCGGCCTGCCGCTTCACGCCCACCTGCTCGGCCTACGCACTGCATGCCCTCGAGCGCCACGGCGCCGCGGCCGGCAGCTATCTCACGGTGGCACGCATCGCCCGCTGCCATCCCTGGTGCGCCGGCGGCGTCGACGAGGTGCCGGCGCAGCCGCCGGCCCTGTTCCGCCGCTTCCTGGCCGCCTCCAACCAAAAGACGTCTTCATGA
- the yidC gene encoding membrane protein insertase YidC → MNDIRRTVLWVIFGFSMVLLWDQWQVHNGKPATFFPQSNKAVATAPAGKASAPVVPSGAAPVPSAVPAATAPAVPPTGGPAAAAPAATPRERFAVTTDLLRLTFDTEGGSLVGTELLKVAADSSADKVTSTYVLLDDSANRVYVAQTGLIGGDFPNHKTVMTASGERQLKDGARELSVRFESPEKNGVKLVKTYTVKRGAYDVAVKHEVVNTGTAAVSPQLYLQIVRDGNKLPGESSFYSTFTGPAVYTEEKKYQKIDFGDIEKNKADFVKESSSGYVAMVQHYFASAWILPDGVKRQLFARKVDNNLYAVGMITGVDALAPGASKAVETRFFAGPQEEKMLEHVAPGLDLVKDYGWLTILAKPLYWLLDKIHSFIGNWGWSIMALVLLIKISFYWLQAKGYQSMAKMKAINPRVMAMRERYKDNPQQMQQEMMKIYREEKVNPLGGCFPIMVQIPVFIALYWVLLSTVEMRNAPWIGWIRDLAAPDPYFILPVVMTLTTMLQTALNPAPPDPMQAKMMWIMPLAFSVMFFFFPAGLVLYWITNNVLSIAQQWLINTRMGVPPEFNLPKFGRT, encoded by the coding sequence ATGAACGACATTCGCCGCACCGTCCTGTGGGTGATCTTCGGCTTCTCCATGGTGCTGCTGTGGGACCAATGGCAGGTGCACAACGGCAAGCCGGCCACCTTCTTCCCGCAGTCGAACAAGGCCGTGGCCACGGCGCCGGCCGGCAAGGCCTCGGCGCCCGTCGTGCCGTCGGGCGCCGCACCGGTGCCCAGCGCCGTGCCCGCCGCCACCGCCCCGGCGGTGCCGCCCACCGGCGGCCCGGCAGCGGCCGCGCCGGCCGCCACCCCGCGCGAGCGGTTCGCGGTCACCACCGACCTGCTGCGTCTGACCTTCGACACCGAGGGCGGCTCCCTGGTCGGCACCGAGCTGCTGAAGGTCGCGGCCGATTCCTCGGCCGACAAGGTCACCAGCACCTACGTGCTGCTGGACGACAGCGCCAACCGCGTCTATGTCGCCCAGACCGGCCTGATCGGCGGTGACTTCCCCAACCACAAGACGGTGATGACGGCCAGCGGCGAGCGCCAGCTCAAGGACGGTGCGCGCGAGCTGTCGGTGCGCTTCGAGTCGCCCGAGAAGAACGGCGTCAAGCTGGTGAAGACCTACACGGTCAAGCGCGGCGCCTACGACGTGGCGGTCAAGCACGAGGTGGTGAACACCGGCACGGCGGCCGTGTCGCCGCAGCTGTACCTGCAGATCGTGCGCGACGGCAACAAGCTGCCCGGCGAGTCGTCGTTCTATTCCACCTTCACCGGCCCGGCGGTCTACACCGAAGAGAAGAAGTACCAGAAGATCGACTTCGGCGACATCGAGAAGAACAAGGCCGACTTCGTCAAGGAGTCGAGCAGCGGCTACGTGGCCATGGTGCAGCACTACTTCGCCAGCGCCTGGATCCTGCCCGACGGTGTGAAGCGCCAGCTGTTCGCCCGCAAGGTCGACAACAACCTGTACGCGGTCGGCATGATCACCGGCGTGGACGCCCTGGCGCCCGGCGCCAGCAAGGCCGTCGAGACCCGGTTCTTCGCCGGCCCGCAGGAAGAGAAGATGCTCGAGCACGTGGCGCCCGGCCTCGACCTGGTCAAGGACTACGGCTGGCTCACCATCCTGGCCAAGCCGCTGTACTGGCTGCTCGACAAGATCCACTCCTTCATCGGCAACTGGGGCTGGTCGATCATGGCCCTGGTGCTGCTGATCAAGATCTCGTTCTACTGGCTGCAGGCCAAGGGCTACCAGAGCATGGCCAAGATGAAGGCCATCAACCCGCGCGTGATGGCCATGCGCGAGCGCTACAAGGACAACCCGCAGCAGATGCAGCAGGAGATGATGAAGATCTACCGGGAGGAGAAGGTCAACCCGCTGGGCGGCTGCTTCCCGATCATGGTCCAGATCCCGGTGTTCATCGCGCTGTACTGGGTGCTGCTGTCCACGGTGGAGATGCGCAACGCGCCCTGGATCGGCTGGATCCGCGACCTGGCCGCGCCCGATCCTTACTTCATCCTGCCGGTGGTGATGACGCTCACCACCATGCTGCAGACGGCGCTCAACCCCGCGCCGCCCGACCCGATGCAGGCCAAGATGATGTGGATCATGCCGCTGGCGTTCTCGGTCATGTTCTTCTTCTTCCCGGCCGGCCTGGTGCTGTACTGGATCACCAACAACGTGCTGTCGATCGCGCAGCAGTGGTTGATCAACACCCGCATGGGGGTGCCACCCGAGTTCAACCTGCCCAAGTTCGGCAGGACCTGA
- the mnmE gene encoding tRNA uridine-5-carboxymethylaminomethyl(34) synthesis GTPase MnmE, with protein sequence MLPRTADPIAAIATAPGRGAVGIVRVSGRSVQAIVDAVCGRALRPREATYLPFRAADGSPIDQGLAIHFPAPHSYTGEDVLELQAHGGPVVLQLLLARCLEAGTALGLRVAEPGEFTQRAFLNDKIDLAQAEAIADLIDASTEAAARSAGRSLAGAFSREIHQLRDALIQLRMLVEATLDFPEEEIDFLQKADAQGQLDRLQATLAGVLQRARQGALLREGIKVVIAGQPNAGKSSLLNALAGAELAIVTPIPGTTRDVVSQTIQVEGVPLHVIDTAGLRDSDDPVEKIGIERAWEQIRGADAVLFLHDLTRSGDAADGAADARLLATLREHLPAAVPVLQLWNKADAAPAAAVPAEGLRLSAKLGDGLQALRQRLLEVAGWQAAPEGVYIARARHLQALRRVDGHLMEAAAHLAGGGQALDLLAEELRLAQNALSEITGEFTADDLLGVIFSKFCIGK encoded by the coding sequence ATGCTGCCGCGCACCGCCGACCCCATCGCCGCCATCGCCACCGCGCCCGGGCGCGGCGCGGTCGGCATCGTGCGGGTGTCGGGGCGCAGCGTGCAGGCGATCGTCGATGCGGTGTGCGGCCGCGCGCTCCGGCCGCGCGAGGCGACCTACCTGCCGTTCCGCGCCGCCGACGGCTCGCCGATCGACCAGGGGCTGGCGATCCACTTCCCGGCCCCGCACTCGTACACCGGCGAGGACGTGCTGGAGCTGCAGGCGCACGGCGGGCCGGTGGTGCTGCAGCTGCTGCTGGCACGCTGCCTGGAGGCCGGCACGGCGCTCGGGCTGCGGGTGGCCGAGCCGGGCGAGTTCACCCAGCGCGCCTTCCTGAACGACAAGATCGACCTGGCCCAGGCCGAGGCCATCGCCGACCTGATCGACGCCAGCACCGAGGCGGCCGCGCGCAGTGCCGGCCGCTCGCTGGCCGGCGCCTTCTCGCGCGAGATCCACCAGCTGCGCGACGCGCTGATCCAGCTGCGCATGCTGGTCGAGGCGACGCTGGACTTTCCCGAGGAGGAGATCGACTTCCTGCAGAAGGCCGACGCCCAGGGGCAGCTCGACCGGCTGCAGGCCACGCTGGCCGGCGTGCTGCAGCGGGCGCGCCAGGGTGCCCTGCTGCGCGAGGGCATCAAGGTGGTGATCGCGGGCCAGCCGAACGCCGGCAAGAGCTCGCTGCTGAACGCGCTGGCCGGCGCCGAGCTGGCCATCGTGACGCCGATCCCGGGCACCACCCGCGACGTGGTGAGCCAGACCATCCAGGTCGAGGGCGTGCCGCTGCACGTGATCGACACCGCCGGCCTGCGCGACAGCGACGACCCGGTGGAGAAGATCGGCATCGAGCGCGCCTGGGAGCAGATCCGCGGCGCCGACGCCGTGCTGTTCCTGCACGACCTCACGCGCAGCGGCGACGCGGCCGACGGCGCCGCCGACGCCCGGCTGCTGGCCACCCTGCGCGAGCACCTGCCGGCCGCGGTCCCGGTGCTGCAGCTGTGGAACAAGGCCGATGCCGCACCCGCTGCGGCGGTGCCGGCCGAGGGCCTGCGGCTGTCGGCCAAGCTGGGCGACGGCCTGCAGGCCTTGCGCCAGCGGCTGCTGGAGGTGGCCGGCTGGCAGGCGGCGCCCGAAGGGGTGTACATCGCCCGCGCGCGCCACCTGCAGGCCCTGCGGCGGGTCGACGGCCACCTGATGGAAGCCGCCGCCCACCTGGCCGGCGGCGGCCAGGCGCTGGACCTGCTGGCCGAGGAACTGCGCCTCGCGCAGAACGCGCTGAGCGAGATCACCGGCGAATTCACGGCCGACGACCTGCTCGGGGTGATCTTCTCGAAGTTCTGTATCGGAAAGTGA
- a CDS encoding cation:proton antiporter — MSTLELTLLYLLAAVLGVVACRSLKLPPMLGYLVVGVVIGPNALALGENAEGVRYLGEFGVVFLMFVIGLEFNLPKLRAMRSHVFGLGLFQVVLTVLMGIAGSLFLAALAPTLWKMDWRTALALSGALAMSSTAIVVKLVADRLELESEHGKRVIGVLLFQDLAVVPLLVLIPALGSKPETMLAALGVAALKAVALLAILLTGGQKLMRWWLTIVARRKSEELFVLNLLLITLGLAWMTEHAGLSLALGAFIAGMLISETEYKHQVETDIRPFHDVLLGLFFISIGMMLDWRLVADRWALVLLLLSAPVLFKLALVTWLARQFGATTGVSLRTGLYLAQAGEFGFVLLTLAQQNALVPPQLLNPILASMVLSMLATPFIILYSNRIVMKLVAGEWLQQSLQMTTIARRSINANKHVIICGYGRCGQNLARMLERERIPYMALDLDPDRVRQAAAAGDSVVFGDAARLQALMATGLARASAVVVTYLDVPGALKVLAHTRAHAPQVPVIVRTQDDHDLEKLQDAGATEVVPEALEGSLMLASHALALVGVPMRRVIRIVQDQRDARYNLLRGYFHGADDDTVDELQQERLATVTLPLGARTIGTPLGMFALHAMGVRVMSLRRADGKAAPLETDPRLEGGDTLVLSGRPEPLAVAEEKLLAG, encoded by the coding sequence ATGTCCACGCTGGAACTCACACTGCTTTACCTGTTGGCCGCAGTGCTGGGCGTGGTGGCCTGCCGCTCTCTCAAGCTGCCGCCGATGCTCGGCTACCTGGTGGTCGGCGTGGTCATCGGCCCGAACGCACTGGCGCTGGGCGAGAACGCCGAGGGCGTGCGCTACCTGGGCGAGTTCGGGGTGGTGTTCCTGATGTTCGTCATCGGGCTGGAGTTCAACCTGCCCAAGCTGCGCGCCATGCGCAGCCACGTGTTCGGCCTCGGCCTGTTCCAGGTCGTGCTCACCGTGCTGATGGGCATTGCCGGCAGCCTGTTCCTGGCGGCGCTGGCGCCCACCCTGTGGAAGATGGACTGGCGCACCGCACTGGCCCTGTCGGGCGCGCTGGCGATGAGCAGCACCGCCATCGTGGTCAAGCTGGTGGCCGACCGGCTCGAGCTCGAGTCGGAGCACGGCAAGCGGGTGATCGGCGTGCTGCTGTTCCAGGATCTGGCCGTGGTGCCGCTGCTGGTGCTGATCCCGGCGCTGGGCAGCAAGCCGGAGACGATGCTGGCGGCGCTGGGCGTCGCGGCGCTGAAGGCCGTTGCGCTATTGGCCATCCTGCTGACCGGCGGCCAGAAGCTGATGCGCTGGTGGCTCACCATCGTGGCACGGCGCAAGAGCGAGGAACTGTTCGTCCTGAACCTGCTGCTGATCACGCTCGGCCTGGCCTGGATGACCGAGCACGCCGGCCTGTCGCTGGCGCTGGGCGCCTTCATCGCCGGCATGCTGATCTCGGAGACCGAATACAAGCACCAGGTCGAGACCGACATCCGGCCGTTCCACGACGTGCTGCTGGGCCTGTTCTTCATCAGCATCGGGATGATGCTCGACTGGCGGCTGGTGGCCGATCGCTGGGCGCTGGTGCTGCTGCTGCTATCCGCGCCGGTGCTGTTCAAGCTGGCCCTGGTCACCTGGCTGGCCCGGCAGTTCGGGGCCACCACCGGCGTGTCGCTGCGCACCGGCCTGTACCTGGCGCAGGCCGGCGAGTTCGGCTTCGTGCTGCTCACCCTGGCGCAACAGAACGCCCTGGTGCCGCCGCAGCTGCTCAACCCCATCCTGGCCAGCATGGTGCTGTCGATGCTGGCCACGCCCTTCATCATCCTGTACAGCAACCGCATCGTGATGAAGCTGGTGGCGGGCGAATGGCTGCAGCAGTCGCTGCAGATGACCACCATCGCGCGCCGCTCGATCAACGCCAACAAGCACGTGATCATCTGCGGCTACGGCCGCTGCGGCCAGAACCTGGCCCGCATGCTGGAGCGCGAGCGCATCCCCTACATGGCGCTGGACCTCGACCCCGACCGGGTGCGGCAGGCCGCCGCCGCCGGCGACTCGGTGGTGTTCGGCGACGCGGCCCGGCTGCAGGCGCTGATGGCCACCGGCCTGGCGCGCGCCAGCGCGGTGGTCGTCACCTACCTGGACGTGCCCGGCGCCCTCAAGGTGCTGGCCCACACGCGCGCACACGCGCCGCAGGTGCCGGTGATCGTGCGCACCCAGGACGACCACGACCTCGAGAAGCTGCAGGACGCCGGCGCCACCGAGGTGGTGCCGGAGGCGCTGGAGGGCTCGCTGATGCTGGCCAGCCACGCGCTGGCGCTGGTGGGCGTGCCGATGCGGCGCGTCATCCGCATCGTGCAGGACCAGCGCGACGCCCGCTACAACCTGCTGCGCGGCTACTTCCACGGCGCCGACGACGACACCGTCGACGAGCTGCAGCAGGAGCGGCTGGCCACCGTGACGCTGCCGCTGGGCGCGCGCACCATCGGCACCCCGCTGGGGATGTTCGCGCTGCACGCCATGGGCGTGCGGGTCATGAGCCTGCGGCGCGCCGACGGCAAGGCGGCGCCGCTGGAGACCGATCCGCGCCTGGAAGGCGGCGACACGCTGGTGCTGTCGGGCCGGCCGGAACCGCTGGCCGTGGCCGAGGAGAAGCTGCTGGCCGGCTGA
- a CDS encoding KpsF/GutQ family sugar-phosphate isomerase has product MPFDPAQALRLAQETFDIEAKAVLGLKQRTGETFARAVQAILDVPGRVVVMGMGKSGHIGRKVAATLASTGTPALFVHPAEASHGDLGMIQAIDLVLAISNGGESEEITVILPVLKRLGVPLVAMTGNAQSTLARHADMVLDSGVEQEACPLNLAPTASTTAQLALGDALAVALLDARGFRSEDFARSHPGGALGRKLLTHLSDVMRTGADVPRVPPDTPFPQLMREMSAKGLGASAIVDAGGRVLGIFTDGDLRRLIEKGVDLRTVLARDVMHTHPRTIRQDALAAEAAELMEQYRITSALVVDADGVLIGAVNTHDLMRAKVI; this is encoded by the coding sequence ATGCCATTCGACCCCGCCCAGGCGCTGCGCCTGGCCCAGGAGACATTCGACATCGAAGCCAAGGCGGTGCTGGGGCTCAAGCAGCGCACCGGCGAGACGTTCGCGCGCGCCGTCCAGGCCATCCTCGACGTGCCGGGCCGTGTGGTCGTGATGGGCATGGGCAAGAGCGGCCACATCGGCCGCAAGGTGGCCGCCACGCTGGCGTCCACCGGCACGCCGGCGCTGTTCGTGCACCCGGCCGAGGCCAGCCACGGCGACCTCGGCATGATCCAGGCGATCGACCTGGTGCTGGCGATCTCCAACGGCGGCGAGAGCGAGGAGATCACCGTCATCCTGCCGGTGCTCAAGCGCCTGGGGGTGCCGCTGGTGGCCATGACCGGCAATGCGCAGTCGACGCTGGCGCGGCACGCCGACATGGTGCTCGACAGCGGCGTCGAGCAGGAGGCCTGCCCGCTCAACCTGGCGCCGACCGCCAGCACCACGGCCCAGCTCGCGCTGGGCGATGCGCTGGCGGTGGCGCTGCTCGACGCCCGGGGCTTTCGCAGCGAGGACTTCGCGCGCTCGCACCCGGGTGGCGCGCTCGGCCGCAAGCTGCTCACCCACCTGTCGGACGTCATGCGCACCGGCGCCGACGTGCCGCGCGTGCCGCCCGACACGCCCTTCCCGCAACTGATGCGCGAGATGAGCGCCAAGGGCCTGGGCGCCTCGGCCATCGTCGACGCCGGCGGCCGGGTGCTGGGCATCTTCACCGACGGTGACCTGCGCCGGCTGATCGAGAAGGGCGTCGACCTGCGCACCGTGCTGGCGCGCGACGTGATGCACACCCATCCGCGCACCATCCGCCAGGACGCGCTGGCCGCCGAGGCGGCCGAACTCATGGAGCAGTACCGCATCACCAGCGCGCTGGTGGTCGATGCCGACGGCGTGCTGATCGGTGCGGTCAACACGCACGACCTGATGCGCGCGAAGGTGATCTGA
- a CDS encoding HAD hydrolase family protein has product MAAPALTFPPDLLLAAQGVRVAFFDVDGVLTDGGLYLSEAGESLKRFHILDGLGLKLLQRAGITPAVITGRDSAPLRTRLAALGIDQVHYGTEDKAPAAEKTLAALGLGWSQAAAIGDDWPDLPVLRRCAFAAAPANAHAEVKAQARYVTSAAGGHGAAREFCDLLLVASGRYVQLLDRYA; this is encoded by the coding sequence GTGGCTGCGCCGGCCCTGACCTTCCCGCCCGACCTGCTGCTCGCCGCCCAGGGTGTGCGGGTGGCGTTCTTCGACGTCGACGGCGTTCTCACCGACGGCGGGCTCTACCTGTCCGAGGCCGGCGAGTCGCTCAAGCGCTTCCACATCCTCGACGGGCTCGGGCTCAAGCTGCTGCAGCGCGCCGGCATCACGCCGGCCGTGATCACCGGGCGCGACTCGGCGCCGCTGCGGACTCGCTTGGCGGCGCTGGGCATCGACCAGGTGCACTACGGCACCGAGGACAAGGCGCCGGCGGCCGAGAAGACGCTGGCGGCGCTCGGCCTGGGCTGGTCGCAGGCCGCGGCCATCGGCGACGACTGGCCCGACCTGCCGGTGCTGCGCCGCTGCGCGTTCGCGGCCGCGCCGGCCAACGCCCATGCCGAGGTGAAGGCGCAGGCCCGCTACGTCACCAGCGCCGCCGGCGGCCATGGCGCGGCGCGCGAGTTCTGCGACCTGCTGCTGGTGGCCAGTGGGCGCTACGTCCAGCTGCTGGACCGCTACGCGTGA
- the lptC gene encoding LPS export ABC transporter periplasmic protein LptC encodes MNKARAVAGWQWLRATGDRLAIYLPVILMGLLALGTYWLASNTPTFFGASDAQKTPTHDPDYFMRGFSVKTYDPTGRLKSEIFGTEARHYPDTDTLEIDQVRIRSYDEKGAVTVATARKGISNGDGSEAQLMGDAVVVRDALPDTNTPRMEFRGEFLHVFVNTERVKSHLPVTLIRGTDRFIADQMDYDNLDRVMDLRGRVRGVLMPQGRKPAP; translated from the coding sequence GTGAACAAGGCGCGCGCCGTCGCCGGCTGGCAGTGGCTGCGCGCCACCGGCGACCGGCTGGCCATCTACCTGCCGGTCATCCTGATGGGGCTGCTGGCCCTGGGCACCTACTGGCTGGCCAGCAACACGCCGACCTTCTTCGGCGCCTCCGATGCGCAGAAGACGCCGACCCACGATCCCGACTACTTCATGCGCGGCTTCTCGGTGAAGACCTACGACCCCACCGGGCGGCTCAAGAGCGAGATCTTCGGCACCGAGGCGCGCCACTACCCGGACACCGACACGCTGGAGATCGACCAGGTGCGCATCCGCTCCTACGACGAGAAGGGCGCGGTGACGGTGGCGACGGCGCGCAAGGGCATCAGCAACGGCGACGGCAGCGAGGCCCAGCTGATGGGCGACGCGGTCGTGGTGCGCGACGCGTTGCCGGACACGAACACGCCGCGGATGGAGTTCCGCGGCGAGTTCCTGCACGTGTTCGTCAACACCGAGCGGGTGAAGTCGCACCTGCCGGTGACGCTGATCCGCGGCACCGACCGCTTCATCGCCGACCAGATGGACTACGACAACCTCGACCGGGTGATGGACCTGCGCGGCCGCGTGCGCGGGGTGCTGATGCCCCAGGGCCGCAAGCCGGCGCCATGA
- a CDS encoding SDR family oxidoreductase: MSGLVFITGASSGIGQALAWRYYQAGWSLALAARRSGEIQAWAAQQGIDPGRCRIYAADVAETDSIVAAGRQCLASQGLPDVVIANAGISLGVDSAERADLDVIARTFATNNVGLAATFHPFIAAMAARRAGTLVGIASVAGIRGLPGHGAYCASKAAVIAYCESLRGELRPAGVRVVTISPGYIDTPLTRQNRYRMPFLMAPPAFADQAFRTIAAGRSYRVIPWPMGVVAKLLRLLPDPLFDRLLAGRPRKHRQGG, from the coding sequence GTGAGCGGGCTGGTATTCATCACCGGCGCCTCCAGCGGCATCGGCCAGGCCCTGGCCTGGCGCTACTACCAGGCCGGCTGGTCGCTGGCGCTGGCGGCGCGGCGCAGTGGCGAGATCCAGGCCTGGGCGGCGCAGCAGGGCATCGATCCCGGGCGCTGCCGCATCTACGCGGCCGACGTCGCCGAAACCGACAGCATCGTGGCGGCCGGGCGGCAGTGCCTCGCCAGCCAGGGGCTGCCCGACGTGGTGATCGCCAACGCCGGCATCAGCCTCGGCGTCGACAGCGCCGAGCGCGCCGACCTGGACGTGATCGCGCGCACCTTCGCCACCAACAACGTCGGCCTGGCGGCCACCTTCCATCCCTTCATCGCGGCCATGGCGGCGCGACGCGCCGGCACGCTGGTGGGCATCGCCAGCGTGGCCGGCATCCGCGGCCTGCCGGGCCATGGGGCCTACTGCGCCAGCAAGGCCGCCGTCATCGCCTACTGCGAGAGCCTGCGCGGCGAGCTGCGCCCGGCCGGGGTGCGGGTGGTGACCATCAGCCCGGGCTACATCGACACCCCGCTGACGCGCCAGAACCGCTACCGCATGCCGTTCCTGATGGCGCCGCCGGCGTTCGCCGACCAGGCCTTCCGCACCATCGCGGCCGGCCGCAGCTACCGCGTCATTCCCTGGCCGATGGGCGTGGTCGCCAAGCTGCTGCGCCTGCTGCCCGACCCGCTGTTCGACCGCCTGCTGGCCGGCCGTCCGCGCAAGCACCGCCAAGGCGGCTGA
- a CDS encoding TetR/AcrR family transcriptional regulator, producing MAPRAYHSETRLQQQAALKDRIAAAAARLHALRGAQGTSWAAIAQEAGVSLPTVYKHFPDYDSLIPACTGHAARGAPPLPAERILAHTELAAAVADLVEAMDRLHAYYEPWLAWGEHRTLDAVARFADTQRAELTGLCRAVLLRCAPGLAEPDRIAAAWQALLDFDFWHGLVRHHGLPRAAVRRTTAELLLAVTGPQPAATPARPTRKPAP from the coding sequence ATGGCACCCCGCGCCTACCACAGCGAAACCCGCCTGCAGCAGCAGGCCGCGCTGAAGGACCGCATCGCGGCGGCGGCGGCGCGGCTGCACGCGCTGCGCGGTGCCCAGGGCACCAGCTGGGCCGCCATCGCGCAGGAGGCCGGGGTGTCGCTGCCGACCGTCTACAAGCACTTCCCCGACTACGACAGCCTGATCCCGGCCTGCACCGGCCACGCGGCGCGCGGTGCCCCGCCGTTGCCGGCCGAGCGCATCCTGGCGCACACCGAGCTGGCGGCCGCCGTGGCCGATCTGGTCGAGGCGATGGACCGGCTGCACGCCTACTACGAGCCCTGGCTGGCATGGGGCGAGCACCGGACGCTCGACGCGGTGGCGCGCTTTGCCGACACGCAGCGGGCCGAGCTGACCGGGCTGTGCCGCGCCGTGCTGCTGCGCTGCGCGCCCGGGCTGGCCGAGCCGGACCGCATCGCGGCCGCTTGGCAGGCGCTGCTCGACTTCGATTTCTGGCACGGCCTGGTGCGCCACCACGGCCTGCCGCGCGCCGCGGTGCGGCGCACCACCGCTGAACTCCTGCTGGCTGTCACCGGACCGCAGCCTGCAGCGACCCCCGCGCGTCCGACACGAAAGCCTGCCCCATGA
- a CDS encoding FprA family A-type flavoprotein: MTEPLASIQPVGQDIWRISVPVPPSQFPGGFSFNQYLVVDERPLLFHTGPKKLFGQVREQIEKVLPVDQLRYIAFSHVEADECGALPDFLALAPQARPVCGRVAAMVSISDLVDVEPVALDDGQVLDLGRHQLVWQDTPHLPHGWECGYLFDRTTGTLFCGDLFTQPGTGDVALVTHDILGPSEAFRREMDYFSHSRDAQTMVEKLARLEPSLLACMHGSAWKGDGAALLRSLGTALAH; the protein is encoded by the coding sequence ATGACCGAACCGCTTGCCTCCATCCAACCCGTCGGCCAGGACATCTGGCGCATCAGCGTGCCAGTCCCGCCGAGCCAGTTCCCGGGTGGGTTCTCCTTCAACCAGTACCTGGTGGTGGACGAGCGGCCCCTGCTCTTCCACACCGGGCCCAAGAAGCTGTTCGGCCAGGTGCGCGAGCAGATCGAGAAGGTGCTGCCGGTCGACCAGCTGCGCTACATCGCTTTCTCGCACGTGGAAGCCGACGAGTGCGGCGCCCTGCCCGACTTCCTGGCGCTGGCGCCGCAGGCCCGGCCGGTGTGCGGCCGTGTGGCGGCCATGGTCTCGATCAGCGACCTGGTGGACGTCGAGCCGGTGGCCCTGGACGATGGCCAGGTGCTCGACCTCGGGCGGCACCAGCTGGTGTGGCAGGACACGCCGCACCTGCCGCACGGCTGGGAATGCGGTTACCTGTTCGACCGCACCACCGGCACGCTGTTCTGCGGCGACCTGTTCACCCAGCCGGGCACCGGCGACGTGGCGCTGGTGACGCACGACATCCTGGGCCCCAGCGAGGCCTTCCGGCGCGAGATGGACTACTTCTCCCACAGCCGCGATGCGCAGACGATGGTCGAGAAGCTGGCCCGGCTGGAGCCCTCGCTGCTGGCCTGCATGCACGGCAGTGCCTGGAAGGGCGATGGCGCCGCCCTGCTGCGCAGCCTGGGGACGGCACTGGCCCACTGA